One Myxococcus stipitatus DNA segment encodes these proteins:
- a CDS encoding DUF6311 domain-containing protein produces the protein MTEHTAHGGAAPQRAWLLPGCGAVLGLLWFLALGGGRALDPTYLDWLGWGDFAQHVLGWLFFREAPWGFPLGKTPDLMRPLTMTVGLSDSNPWVSLALKPFARWLPRDFQFIGPWLALCLALQGVMGVKVMALFTPRAAQQLLGAALFVLAPVLVFRFGHDTLSAHWMLTALLYLSLRPRADARAAWRTLGWVLALNALGAGTHPYLEVMLFALSLALLVSLVWPERLLTWREAGAAFAVGSLVVGGLFVAFGYVGQDVRGGVSGFGVYSADMLALINPMRWSRVLPGLPAREEQYEGFGYLGTGTLALACIALLGHPPMGWRQARAFAKSRLPLLVATALLTLLAFSTTVTLGATTVLTMRKLAEPLMPVLGVFRASGRFIWPLHYLVLTGILALAVWRWRARPALGTAVLLGAVALQVLDTQELWTQNSFRVAPWPRLQAPEWEHLDASFRHVALVPPSIHGSEEPCVQSAFAQEDYVRLGDLAYRKGMTTNSGYAARLNEKHVARVCEALKADVEHGQLAEDTLYVVDPPMLEPFLRQGERVTCGELEGFILCVATREGRFREVLLQHPVRVRRPPTADSPP, from the coding sequence GTGACGGAGCACACTGCTCACGGTGGCGCGGCCCCCCAGCGCGCCTGGCTGCTTCCCGGCTGCGGCGCGGTGCTGGGGCTGCTCTGGTTCCTCGCCTTGGGAGGAGGCCGGGCGCTCGACCCCACCTACCTCGACTGGCTGGGCTGGGGCGACTTCGCCCAGCATGTCCTCGGGTGGCTCTTCTTCCGGGAGGCGCCGTGGGGCTTCCCCCTGGGCAAGACGCCGGACCTGATGCGTCCGCTCACGATGACGGTCGGGCTCTCCGACTCGAATCCCTGGGTGTCGCTCGCGCTCAAGCCCTTCGCCCGGTGGCTGCCCCGGGACTTCCAGTTCATCGGGCCCTGGCTCGCGCTGTGCCTGGCGCTCCAGGGCGTCATGGGCGTCAAGGTGATGGCGCTGTTCACCCCACGCGCGGCCCAGCAGTTGCTGGGCGCGGCGCTCTTCGTGCTGGCGCCGGTGCTCGTGTTCCGCTTCGGGCACGACACCCTCAGCGCCCACTGGATGCTCACCGCCCTGCTCTATCTGTCCTTGCGCCCCCGCGCGGACGCGCGCGCCGCGTGGCGTACGCTGGGCTGGGTGCTGGCGCTGAACGCGCTCGGGGCGGGCACGCATCCCTACCTGGAGGTCATGCTCTTCGCGCTGTCCTTGGCGCTCCTCGTGTCACTGGTGTGGCCCGAGCGGCTGCTGACGTGGCGCGAGGCGGGGGCCGCCTTCGCCGTGGGGAGCCTGGTGGTGGGTGGGCTCTTCGTCGCCTTCGGCTACGTGGGCCAGGACGTGCGCGGCGGCGTGAGCGGCTTCGGCGTCTACAGCGCGGACATGCTGGCGCTCATCAACCCCATGCGCTGGTCGCGCGTGCTGCCCGGGCTCCCCGCGCGCGAGGAGCAATACGAGGGCTTCGGCTATCTCGGCACGGGCACCCTCGCGCTCGCGTGCATCGCCCTGCTGGGTCACCCCCCCATGGGCTGGCGCCAGGCCCGCGCGTTCGCGAAGTCCCGCCTCCCCCTCCTCGTCGCGACCGCCCTGCTGACCCTGCTCGCGTTCTCGACGACGGTGACGCTGGGCGCGACGACGGTGCTGACGATGCGCAAGCTGGCCGAGCCCCTGATGCCGGTGCTCGGGGTGTTCCGCGCGTCGGGGCGCTTCATCTGGCCGCTGCACTACCTCGTCCTCACCGGCATCCTGGCGCTCGCGGTCTGGCGCTGGCGGGCCCGCCCGGCGCTCGGCACGGCGGTGCTGCTGGGCGCGGTGGCGCTCCAGGTCCTGGACACGCAGGAGCTCTGGACGCAGAACTCCTTCCGCGTCGCCCCCTGGCCCCGGCTCCAGGCGCCGGAGTGGGAGCACCTGGATGCCTCCTTCCGGCACGTCGCCCTCGTCCCTCCCTCCATCCATGGCTCCGAGGAGCCGTGCGTGCAGAGCGCCTTCGCCCAGGAAGACTACGTGCGCCTGGGCGACCTGGCCTACCGCAAGGGGATGACCACCAACAGCGGCTACGCCGCGCGCCTCAACGAGAAGCACGTCGCGCGGGTCTGCGAGGCCCTGAAGGCGGACGTCGAGCACGGGCAGCTCGCGGAGGACACCCTCTACGTCGTCGACCCGCCGATGCTCGAGCCATTCCTGCGGCAGGGCGAGCGGGTCACCTGCGGCGAACTGGAGGGCTTCATCCTCTGCGTGGCGACGCGGGAAGGGCGCTTCCGGGAAGTGCTCCTCCAGCACCCCGTGCGCGTGCGAAGGCCCCCGACCGCCGACAGCCCTCCGTGA
- a CDS encoding class I SAM-dependent methyltransferase: MGITMSPQEYAVAFRLLAATARHPENIERVVRERLLHRFTSRPTLLDVGAGAGRVAERLAPYFESLTLLEPNREQVAGFRLEKARVLVEPFEHHRSEEKYDLVLCSHVLYHVPLADWGAFIERLLGCVKPGGYCVIVMAAGRGPTYELCRDFSESLLFGEHLVTTLRRMRLPHEVVATMSGFRAKTFEEMYTLCRFFVLEGCFTSEQLAALSADEARLLDEKLQLRAERCRDADEVYRLEQDEDLVLIPRP; the protein is encoded by the coding sequence ATGGGAATCACCATGTCGCCGCAGGAGTACGCCGTCGCGTTCCGTCTGCTCGCCGCCACCGCGCGACACCCCGAGAACATCGAGCGGGTGGTCCGGGAGCGGCTCCTCCACCGGTTCACGTCGCGGCCCACGTTGCTGGACGTGGGCGCGGGAGCGGGGCGGGTGGCGGAGCGGCTGGCGCCGTACTTCGAATCCCTCACGCTGCTCGAGCCCAATCGGGAGCAGGTCGCCGGGTTCCGTCTGGAGAAGGCACGGGTCCTGGTGGAGCCCTTCGAGCACCACCGGTCCGAGGAGAAGTACGACCTCGTGCTGTGCTCCCACGTGCTGTACCACGTGCCCCTGGCGGACTGGGGCGCGTTCATCGAGCGGCTCCTCGGCTGCGTGAAGCCTGGCGGCTATTGCGTCATCGTCATGGCCGCGGGCCGGGGACCGACATACGAGCTGTGTCGCGACTTCTCCGAATCGCTGCTGTTCGGTGAGCACCTGGTGACCACGCTCCGGCGGATGCGGCTTCCCCATGAGGTGGTCGCGACGATGAGCGGCTTTCGCGCGAAGACCTTCGAGGAGATGTACACGCTCTGCCGCTTCTTCGTGCTCGAGGGCTGCTTCACGTCCGAGCAACTCGCCGCCCTGTCCGCGGACGAGGCGCGCCTGCTCGACGAGAAGCTGCAGCTGCGCGCCGAGCGTTGCCGGGACGCGGACGAGGTCTACCGGTTGGAGCAGGACGAGGACCTCGTCCTCATTCCCAGGCCCTGA
- a CDS encoding DUF1574 family protein produces the protein METLKPPVPARTPEATPPVPSVAPVASEAPGVAPQRHRRAAWVALTVFVLGVVGLEVGFRASRLAKDLAAESLYIHKGREFSASAGADIAMTGDSRVLHGFSPATVADLVEEARGERLRVYNAGLSGAPPMAQLAWVRRLLSHPERRPKLVVMGISPYMFSSRIARAPSRESLTTLWRLQDLGSALRAGAGFEELSTIIVSNVFESVRLRPQVVQVVLERRKPGAASDTGEDGYLRLGSVDGATQSSRARHRGMGYRTEMWKPEAHFGNEQMGYFQQALRELRAAGVATVVINTPSASQVDVAYGPNSLYDEHLAWVRAQAEQHEARFVDLKTVPGLTDGDFTDGDHLSAVGAVKFTEHLTREHLLPLLGGEVAASQGCRTVFAFDAPSELTGWTLQGEALTDAAKGGHRPGQQDITGQRGGGLLNTFTARGDRAVGEALSPAFLLDGARLRLRVAGGGDGRDVGVALLVDGREVARAQGRDSESLTSRTWDVAALRGRTARLRVWDADGGAWGHILVDDVKLCP, from the coding sequence ATGGAGACCCTCAAGCCCCCAGTCCCCGCGCGGACGCCCGAGGCCACGCCTCCCGTTCCCTCCGTGGCCCCCGTCGCGTCGGAGGCCCCCGGGGTGGCGCCCCAGCGTCATCGCCGCGCGGCGTGGGTCGCCCTCACCGTCTTCGTGCTGGGCGTGGTGGGGCTGGAGGTGGGGTTCCGCGCCTCGCGACTGGCCAAAGACCTCGCCGCCGAGAGCCTCTACATCCACAAGGGGCGGGAGTTCTCCGCCTCGGCTGGCGCCGACATCGCGATGACAGGGGACTCCCGCGTCCTGCACGGCTTCTCTCCGGCGACGGTCGCGGACCTGGTGGAGGAGGCGCGGGGCGAGCGCCTCCGTGTCTACAACGCGGGCCTGTCCGGAGCGCCCCCCATGGCGCAGCTCGCCTGGGTGCGCCGGCTGCTGTCCCATCCGGAGCGGCGACCCAAGCTGGTGGTGATGGGCATCTCCCCGTACATGTTCTCCTCGCGAATCGCCCGGGCCCCGTCGCGCGAGTCGCTCACCACGCTCTGGCGGCTCCAGGACCTGGGCAGCGCGCTGCGCGCGGGCGCGGGCTTCGAGGAGCTGAGCACCATCATCGTGTCGAACGTCTTCGAATCCGTGCGCCTGCGGCCCCAGGTGGTGCAGGTGGTGCTCGAGCGTCGCAAGCCCGGAGCCGCCTCCGACACGGGAGAGGACGGCTACCTGCGGTTGGGCTCCGTGGACGGCGCGACGCAGTCCTCTCGCGCGCGGCACCGGGGCATGGGCTACCGGACGGAGATGTGGAAGCCCGAGGCCCACTTCGGCAACGAGCAGATGGGCTACTTCCAGCAAGCGCTGCGCGAGCTGCGCGCCGCGGGCGTGGCGACCGTGGTCATCAACACGCCCTCCGCGAGCCAGGTGGACGTGGCCTATGGCCCCAACAGCCTCTACGACGAGCACCTCGCCTGGGTGAGGGCCCAGGCCGAGCAGCATGAGGCCCGGTTCGTGGACCTGAAGACGGTGCCCGGCTTGACCGATGGAGACTTCACGGACGGCGACCACTTGAGCGCGGTGGGCGCGGTGAAGTTCACCGAACACCTGACCCGCGAGCACCTCCTGCCGCTGCTCGGTGGGGAGGTCGCGGCGAGCCAGGGGTGCCGCACGGTGTTCGCGTTCGACGCGCCCTCGGAGCTGACGGGCTGGACGCTCCAGGGCGAGGCGCTGACGGACGCCGCGAAGGGTGGACACCGACCGGGCCAGCAGGACATCACCGGCCAGCGCGGCGGCGGTCTGCTGAACACCTTCACCGCCCGGGGCGACCGCGCGGTGGGCGAGGCCCTCTCCCCCGCCTTCCTCCTGGACGGAGCGCGGCTGCGGCTGCGCGTGGCGGGAGGTGGCGACGGACGTGACGTGGGCGTGGCGCTCCTGGTGGATGGCCGCGAGGTGGCGCGGGCCCAGGGGCGGGACTCGGAGAGCCTGACCTCGCGGACGTGGGACGTGGCGGCGCTGCGAGGCCGGACGGCGCGCCTTCGCGTGTGGGACGCGGATGGCGGCGCATGGGGACACATCCTGGTGGACGACGTGAAGCTCTGCCCGTGA
- a CDS encoding MBOAT family O-acyltransferase, protein MLFTSATFLLFHLAVVALRWVLPRAWVGPLLLVSSYVFYLSWGPIYGLLLGGMTVLGWSVALGLERGWHRRLLLGASVTVVLGVLAWFKYAGFLAAQGAALLRLLGHETGQGRVDILLPLAISFYCFEIISYLVDVHRGDPAERSLWRFALYVAYYPHLIAGPIVRAGELLPQLRVPSAFDGQRFGDGVYLCLVGFTQKLVFADRLSLWADEVFARPGAHASFGVWMGVVAYTGQIFCDFAGYTNIARGASLMLGLELPENFRLPYLSTSLTEFWRRWHMTLSRWLRDYLYISLGGNRQGTLAQYRNLFLTMLLGGLWHGANWTFLFWGALHGAGLALHKRWDGFARARAWGRLRERAPYQLLAWGVTLVFVMVGWVYFRAPTFTLAHEVLGRMFLPVSGPDTLRMAWGAWPAGLRTALVLTLALALAHVLGRFQVGSRMHAWLPAPARGVAWLALVLACYLLAEPREQFIYFQF, encoded by the coding sequence ATGCTCTTCACCAGCGCCACGTTCCTCCTGTTCCATCTCGCGGTCGTGGCCCTGCGGTGGGTCCTCCCTCGAGCCTGGGTGGGCCCGCTGCTGCTGGTGAGCAGCTACGTCTTCTATCTGTCCTGGGGGCCCATCTACGGGCTGCTCCTGGGAGGGATGACGGTGCTGGGCTGGAGCGTGGCGCTCGGCCTGGAGCGCGGCTGGCATCGACGGCTGCTGCTGGGCGCCAGCGTCACGGTGGTCCTGGGCGTGCTCGCGTGGTTCAAGTACGCGGGCTTCCTGGCCGCCCAGGGCGCGGCGCTGCTGCGGCTGCTGGGCCACGAGACGGGCCAGGGGCGCGTGGACATCCTCCTGCCGCTGGCCATCTCGTTCTACTGCTTCGAAATCATCAGCTACCTGGTGGACGTGCATCGCGGCGACCCCGCGGAGCGCTCGCTGTGGCGCTTCGCGCTGTACGTGGCCTACTACCCGCACCTCATCGCCGGCCCCATCGTCCGCGCGGGCGAGCTCTTGCCCCAGCTGCGCGTGCCCTCCGCCTTCGACGGGCAGCGCTTCGGTGATGGCGTCTACCTGTGCCTCGTCGGCTTCACCCAGAAGCTCGTCTTCGCCGACCGGCTCTCGCTGTGGGCGGACGAGGTGTTCGCCCGCCCTGGCGCGCACGCCAGCTTCGGCGTCTGGATGGGCGTCGTCGCGTATACGGGGCAGATCTTCTGCGACTTCGCCGGGTACACGAACATCGCCCGGGGCGCGTCGCTGATGCTGGGGCTGGAGCTGCCGGAGAACTTCCGCCTGCCCTACCTCTCCACGTCGCTCACCGAGTTCTGGCGACGCTGGCACATGACGCTGTCGCGCTGGCTGCGCGACTACCTCTACATCTCGCTCGGAGGCAACCGCCAGGGCACCCTGGCGCAGTACCGCAACCTCTTCCTCACCATGTTGCTGGGCGGGCTGTGGCACGGCGCGAACTGGACGTTCCTCTTCTGGGGCGCGCTCCATGGCGCGGGGCTGGCGCTCCACAAGCGGTGGGATGGCTTCGCGCGCGCGCGGGCCTGGGGGCGCCTGCGTGAGCGCGCGCCGTACCAGCTCCTCGCCTGGGGCGTGACGCTGGTGTTCGTGATGGTGGGCTGGGTGTACTTCCGCGCGCCCACCTTCACGCTCGCGCACGAGGTGCTCGGGCGCATGTTCCTCCCCGTCTCCGGTCCGGACACGCTGCGGATGGCCTGGGGGGCCTGGCCGGCGGGGTTGAGGACGGCGCTGGTGCTCACCCTCGCGCTCGCGCTCGCGCACGTGCTGGGGCGCTTCCAGGTGGGAAGCCGGATGCACGCGTGGCTCCCCGCGCCCGCGCGGGGCGTGGCCTGGCTGGCCCTGGTGCTCGCGTGCTACCTCCTGGCCGAGCCCCGGGAGCAGTTCATCTACTTCCAGTTCTGA
- the folD gene encoding bifunctional methylenetetrahydrofolate dehydrogenase/methenyltetrahydrofolate cyclohydrolase FolD produces MARLLDGTELSRVMREEMAQEVAALRAVGVTPGLSVVLVGNNPASRAYVASKTRACEALGMKGQTLELPEDVSKEELFATIDRLNTDPEVHGILVQLPLPAHLPYKAILEHIRPEKDVDGFHPLNAGLAFVGDPRAFVPCTPAGIMEMLRRENIPTRGRHAVIVGRSLIVSKPLASLLVAPGPDATLTLTHRHTPDLAHHTRQADILIVAVGKQNLITADMVKPGVVVIDVGQNRVPDPGSARGYKMVGDVDFDNVSQVASAITPVPGGVGPMTITMLLANTLQAARQAHQARAT; encoded by the coding sequence ATGGCGCGTCTACTGGATGGAACCGAGCTCAGTCGGGTGATGAGGGAGGAGATGGCCCAGGAGGTCGCGGCGCTGCGGGCCGTGGGGGTGACGCCTGGACTCTCCGTGGTGCTCGTGGGCAACAACCCCGCGAGCCGGGCCTACGTGGCGAGCAAGACTCGCGCCTGCGAGGCGCTGGGCATGAAGGGCCAGACGCTCGAGCTGCCCGAGGACGTCTCCAAGGAGGAGCTGTTCGCCACCATCGACCGGCTGAACACGGACCCGGAGGTGCACGGCATCCTCGTGCAGCTGCCGCTCCCGGCCCACCTGCCCTACAAGGCCATCCTCGAGCACATCCGCCCCGAGAAGGACGTGGATGGCTTCCACCCGCTGAACGCGGGCCTGGCGTTCGTGGGCGACCCGCGCGCCTTCGTCCCCTGCACGCCCGCGGGCATCATGGAGATGCTCCGTCGCGAGAACATCCCCACCCGGGGAAGGCACGCGGTCATCGTCGGACGCAGCCTCATCGTCAGCAAGCCGCTGGCGTCGCTGCTGGTCGCGCCGGGCCCGGACGCCACGCTCACGCTGACGCACCGACACACGCCGGACCTCGCCCACCATACCCGGCAGGCGGACATCCTCATCGTCGCGGTGGGAAAGCAGAACCTCATCACCGCCGACATGGTGAAGCCCGGCGTGGTGGTCATCGACGTGGGACAGAACCGCGTCCCCGACCCGGGCTCCGCGCGGGGTTACAAGATGGTGGGCGACGTGGACTTCGACAACGTCAGTCAGGTCGCCAGCGCCATCACTCCGGTCCCCGGCGGAGTGGGCCCCATGACCATCACCATGCTGCTGGCGAACACGCTCCAGGCCGCGCGGCAGGCCCACCAGGCCCGCGCGACGTAG
- a CDS encoding RCC1 repeat-containing protein, which translates to MIPVVSLLVTVLGVGCSDPEPKPTPVSPTIVESTQSALNAMAYDKLKFHVAVKDDSGQPLDFTWEANDGVFEPAKNGETTSDVEWLGPDCRRAGSPVQVTVSVSNGVAPVTQKVFQVAAVPCPGPLAVSAGARHSVAARPDGTVWTWGDDDINGLLLGAPTSPRTDGFVEVLGLTDVKAVAAAPLHTLVLHFDGTVSAWGYNGYGQLGDKTTESHREPVKVSGLTEVVAIAAGGSHSLALRRDGTVWAWGDNAEGQLGDGTTEHRMAPVQVKDLARVRGIAAGGAHSLAVLADGSVRAWGSALFGELGNGTSGSESRSPVPVAVSNLTEVVAVAAGQHVSLAVGLDGRVWGWGSDGDGILNASTSADTRVPIRVRGVEGVAAVGLGNDFALALTRDGDVWAWGHNGEGQLADGTTTRGAPKKVVGLEKVEVLGVGRAHALVVLDDGRMRAWGSNQRGQLGLPADARRATPVAVADLTGAIAVAASASHSLAVRNDGTVWAWGDNSDGQLGMGEDVGGSSTPVRVASLGDVRAVAAGQRHSLALRDDGTVMSWGRNVNGQLGGSEYTRFEPMRVEGLIGVTAVAAGESHSLALRSNGTVWSWGHNLYGQLGDGTTEDRWTPVQVAGLSGVTAVATGISHSLAVRNDGTVWAWGTNAFGELGDGTTAARTLAVQVLGLSGAVAVAAGRYHSLAVLGDGRVMSWGLNADGQLGDGSNPRGRQLPALVPSLTGVMAVAAGDAHSLAAREGASPSAWGDNASGALGIGEKADDQVLPVPVSGLSEVRAIAAGTRHSLAVAADGSVWAWGENALGQLGNGLADHRTRPILVPLPAMD; encoded by the coding sequence ATGATTCCTGTCGTATCCCTCCTCGTGACGGTGCTGGGCGTTGGCTGCTCCGACCCGGAGCCGAAGCCCACGCCCGTGTCACCCACCATCGTCGAGAGCACGCAGTCCGCCCTCAACGCGATGGCCTACGACAAATTGAAGTTCCATGTGGCGGTCAAGGACGATTCCGGACAGCCCCTCGACTTCACCTGGGAGGCCAACGATGGCGTGTTCGAGCCGGCCAAGAACGGCGAGACCACCAGCGATGTGGAGTGGCTGGGCCCGGACTGTCGGCGCGCGGGTTCTCCCGTCCAGGTGACGGTCTCCGTCTCCAATGGCGTGGCGCCCGTCACCCAGAAGGTCTTCCAGGTCGCCGCCGTCCCGTGTCCGGGGCCGCTGGCCGTCTCCGCGGGAGCGCGGCACTCGGTCGCCGCGCGTCCCGATGGCACCGTCTGGACCTGGGGGGACGACGATATCAACGGCCTCCTCCTCGGTGCGCCGACGAGCCCGCGCACCGATGGGTTCGTGGAGGTCCTCGGGCTGACGGACGTCAAGGCCGTCGCGGCAGCGCCCCTTCACACGCTCGTGCTCCATTTCGACGGAACGGTCTCCGCCTGGGGCTACAACGGTTATGGCCAGCTGGGGGACAAGACGACCGAGTCGCATCGCGAGCCGGTGAAGGTGTCGGGACTGACGGAGGTCGTCGCCATCGCCGCGGGAGGCAGCCACTCCCTGGCCCTGCGCAGGGATGGCACCGTCTGGGCGTGGGGGGACAACGCGGAGGGTCAGCTCGGGGATGGAACGACCGAGCATCGCATGGCGCCCGTCCAGGTGAAGGACCTGGCGCGCGTCAGGGGCATCGCCGCGGGAGGTGCGCACTCGCTGGCCGTCCTCGCGGATGGCAGCGTGCGGGCGTGGGGCTCGGCCCTGTTCGGTGAACTCGGCAATGGGACGTCCGGTAGCGAGAGCAGGAGCCCCGTGCCCGTCGCGGTGTCGAACCTGACGGAGGTGGTGGCGGTCGCGGCCGGGCAGCATGTCTCCCTGGCGGTGGGCCTGGATGGCCGCGTCTGGGGCTGGGGCTCCGATGGCGACGGCATCCTCAACGCCAGCACGTCCGCCGACACCCGCGTTCCGATTCGCGTGCGCGGCGTGGAGGGCGTGGCGGCCGTGGGACTGGGCAATGACTTCGCGCTGGCGCTGACGCGTGACGGCGACGTGTGGGCCTGGGGGCACAACGGCGAGGGGCAGTTGGCGGATGGGACGACGACCCGGGGGGCGCCGAAGAAGGTCGTGGGATTGGAGAAGGTCGAGGTCCTGGGCGTGGGGCGCGCCCACGCCCTGGTCGTCCTCGACGATGGGCGCATGCGGGCGTGGGGAAGCAACCAGCGTGGCCAGCTCGGGCTCCCCGCTGACGCCCGTCGCGCCACTCCGGTCGCCGTGGCGGACCTCACCGGCGCCATCGCCGTGGCGGCGAGCGCGAGCCATTCCCTGGCCGTGAGGAACGACGGCACCGTCTGGGCCTGGGGGGACAACTCCGACGGACAGCTCGGGATGGGAGAGGACGTCGGCGGCAGCTCGACGCCGGTTCGAGTGGCTTCCCTCGGGGATGTCCGCGCCGTCGCCGCGGGTCAGCGGCATTCCCTCGCCCTGCGTGATGATGGCACCGTCATGTCCTGGGGACGCAACGTCAACGGACAGCTCGGCGGGAGCGAATACACTCGCTTCGAGCCCATGCGGGTGGAGGGGCTGATCGGCGTCACGGCGGTGGCCGCGGGGGAGAGCCATTCGTTGGCCTTGCGCAGCAACGGCACCGTCTGGAGCTGGGGGCACAACCTCTATGGCCAGCTCGGAGACGGGACGACGGAGGACCGGTGGACCCCGGTCCAGGTCGCCGGGCTGTCTGGCGTCACGGCGGTGGCCACGGGAATCTCGCACTCGCTGGCCGTGCGGAATGACGGCACCGTCTGGGCCTGGGGGACCAACGCCTTCGGAGAGCTGGGGGATGGGACGACGGCGGCGCGCACCCTGGCCGTCCAGGTGTTGGGGCTGAGCGGCGCCGTCGCGGTGGCCGCGGGGCGGTACCACTCGTTGGCGGTCCTGGGCGATGGGCGTGTCATGTCCTGGGGACTGAACGCGGATGGCCAGCTCGGAGACGGCTCCAATCCACGGGGACGCCAGCTGCCAGCCCTGGTGCCGTCGCTGACGGGCGTCATGGCGGTGGCCGCGGGGGACGCGCACTCGCTGGCCGCTCGCGAGGGCGCGTCGCCGAGCGCCTGGGGAGACAATGCGTCGGGCGCGCTCGGCATCGGGGAGAAGGCCGACGACCAGGTGTTGCCCGTGCCCGTCTCCGGCCTGTCGGAGGTCCGTGCCATCGCGGCGGGGACGCGCCATTCGCTCGCCGTGGCCGCGGACGGCTCGGTCTGGGCGTGGGGCGAGAACGCCCTGGGCCAGCTCGGCAATGGCCTGGCGGACCATCGCACCCGGCCCATCCTGGTGCCGCTCCCAGCGATGGATTGA
- a CDS encoding DUF4255 domain-containing protein gives MLDVALKFLAKELNSYLLTRTASEFGKAELTRLVDDAGKYVLKEDQLGVSLIHLDEERVFKSQVPEPRLAGGKNVLQEPPLKLNLHILYAARFTHYDQALRYLAHVLTFFQAHPSFTPEAYPGLDARIEKLTAELQSLSYEQVNQVWAFIGGKQLPSALYKVRMVLLQDAARTSIQQPLTRLDTHLHSR, from the coding sequence ATGCTGGACGTCGCGCTCAAGTTCCTCGCGAAGGAACTCAATTCCTATCTGCTCACCCGGACCGCCTCGGAGTTTGGCAAGGCGGAGCTCACCCGGTTGGTGGATGACGCCGGCAAGTACGTCCTCAAGGAGGACCAGCTCGGTGTCTCCCTCATCCATCTGGACGAGGAGCGGGTCTTCAAGTCGCAGGTCCCCGAGCCCCGGCTCGCGGGCGGCAAGAACGTGCTGCAGGAGCCGCCGCTCAAGCTCAACCTGCACATCCTCTACGCCGCCCGGTTCACCCACTACGACCAGGCGCTGCGCTACCTCGCCCACGTCCTCACCTTCTTCCAGGCGCACCCCTCCTTCACCCCCGAGGCGTATCCCGGCCTCGACGCGCGCATCGAGAAGCTGACCGCCGAGCTGCAGTCGCTCAGCTACGAGCAGGTCAACCAGGTCTGGGCCTTCATCGGTGGAAAGCAGCTGCCCTCTGCCCTCTACAAGGTCCGCATGGTGCTCCTCCAGGACGCCGCGCGGACGTCCATCCAGCAGCCGCTCACCCGGCTCGACACCCACCTGCACTCCCGATGA